In Archocentrus centrarchus isolate MPI-CPG fArcCen1 chromosome 16, fArcCen1, whole genome shotgun sequence, a single window of DNA contains:
- the LOC115795103 gene encoding polycomb protein SCMH1 isoform X4 — MRKPVPQKAIDWKDVRRIKHARSGRPSRVPSQYQGHFSWEKYLKETGAVAAPASCFRQSLTPPVNEFKAGMKLEAQDPRNTTSTCIATVVGLTGSRLRLRLDGSDNKNDFWRLVDSSEIQPIGSCEKNGGMLQPPLGFRLNASSWPMFLLKTLNGAEMAPSRIFHKEPPAPEQNSFQVGMKLEAVDRKNPHFICPATVGALRGVEVLVTFDGWRGAFDYYCRYDSRDIFPVGWCALTGDNLQPPGTKVVLPKSLGALTDGSVESPVMHPSPTVGRPPGQRGRKPGRRKTKVTGHWSQKGSALGPQSIQPEKAQEPIKIPKKRGPKPGSKLGWAKRASWLEDAMAGPGRPVTGPGRTRGRLPANWAQRIALQQAQTQAEPIKIPKKRGPKPGSKRKPRVVPNPVPTSPTSSTPEPDTSTVPLDNATIPNSALQAPTVCVYLNKYGKVGPHLDQRRIQQLPDHFGPGRASSVLQQCVQACVDSAHNQGTVFSCLKSGQGGEVISAFFDQQQHTLTLPTVSSVTYVLRFLEKLCHNLHCDPLFGSQPVARGGLHYDSHAYTTERRGFGDSLTTGPVRGTKRFLQDFSNPLSQKLAKIPRHSTDGESFMENSVTASEHLKKSPLSQNSTGLTPGPRSSSKLLHHNNSTGSGSFRESPRPSGQDPNLWTVDEVMQYIRDIDPVLAPHADLFRKHEIDGKALLLLRSDMMMKYMGLKLGPALKLTFHIDKLKRA, encoded by the exons ATGAGGAAACCGGTACCGCAGAAAG CGATAGATTGGAAAGATGTCAGAAGGATTAAGCATGCTCGGAGTGGACGGCCTTCCCGAGTGCCCTCACAGTACCAAG GGCACTTCAGCTGGGAGAAATACCTGAAAGAGACGGGTGCTGTTGCTGCACCTGCCTCATGTTTCAGACAG AGCCTAACACCTCCAGTAAACGAGTTCAAGGCGGGCATGAAACTGGAGGCTCAGGACCCGCGAAACACCACATCCACCTGCATTGCCACAGTGGTGGGCTTGACAGGCTCACGGCTCCGGCTGCGCTTGGATGGGTCTGATAATAAGAATGACTTCTGGCGCCTGGTGGATTCCTCGGAGATCCAGCCTATCGGCAGCTGTGAAAAAAATGGAGGCATGCTGCAGCCACCGCTTG GTTTTCGTCTCAATGCATCATCCTGGCCCATGTTCCTTCTGAAAACACTAAATGGAGCTGAGATGGCTCCCTCTCGCATCTTTCACAAG GAGCCTCCCGCCCCAGAGCAGAACTCCTTCCAGGTGGGCATGAAGCTGGAGGCTGTAGACCGGAAAAATCCCCATTTTATCTGCCCGGCCACAGTAGGTGCATTGCGTGGCGTTGAGGTGCTGGTCACCTTTGATGGTTGGCGAGGAGCATTTGATTACTACTGCCGTTATGACTCGCGCGACATCTTCCCCGTTGGCTGGTGCGCCCTCACTGGAGACAATCTTCAGCCACCTGGCACCAAAG TGGTGTTGCCTAAAAGCCTTGGGGCATTGACAGACGGAAGTGTGGAGAGCCCAGTCATGCATCCCAGCCCTACGGTGGGCAGGCCTCCAGGCCAAAGAGGACGCAAGCCAGGCCGCAGGAAAACCAAAGTGACAGGGCACTGGAGTCAGAAGGGCTCTGCACTGGGACCACAGAGCATCCAGCCAGAAAAAGCCCAGGAACCCATCAAAATTCCCAAGAAGAGAGGACCCAAACCTGGCAGTAAG CTGGGCTGGGCAAAGAGAGCTAGCTGGCTGGAGGATGCCATGGCTGGGCCAGGACGGCCAGTGACAGGCCCAGGGCGAACCAGGGGCAGACTGCCTGCCAACTGGGCGCAGAGGATAGCTTTGCAGCAGGCCCAGACTCAGGCAGAACCTATCAAGATCCCAAAGAAAAGAGGGCCGAAACCCGGCAGCAAG agaaaacctcgAGTGGTACCTAATCCAGTCCCCACGTCTCCCACCAGCAGTACCCCAGAGCCTGACACCAGCACTGTGCCCTTGGACAATGCCACCATCCCCAACTCTGCACTACAGGCTCCCACAG TTTGTGTGTACCTAAACAAGTATGGCAAGGTGGGACCCCATTTAGACCAGCGGCGTATCCAACAGCTTCCAGACCACTTTGGGCCAGGCCGAGCCTCTTCGGTACTTCAGCAGTGTGTCCAGGCTTGTGTGGACTCTGCTCACAACCAGGGCACAGTCTTCTCCTGCCTCAAGTCTGGACAAGGAGGAGAAGTCATTTCAG CCTTTTTtgaccagcagcagcacaccttGACCCTGCCAACTGTCAGCAGTGTCACCTATGTCCTCCGTTTCCTCGAAAAACTTTGCCACAACCTGCACTGCGATCCTTTGTTTGGCAGCCAGCCTGTAGCCAGAGGCGGTCTTCACTACGACAGTCACGCTTACACTACAG agaggAGAGGTTTTGGAGACAGCCTGACAACGGGCCCAGTACGAGGCACAAAGCGGTTCCTTCAGGACTTCAGTAATCCTCTGTCTCAGAAACTGGCAAAAATCCCCCGGCACTCCACTGATG GTGAGTCCTTCATGGAGAACAGTGTGACAGCATCGGAGCACTTAAAGAAGAGCCCTCTCTCCCAAAACTCTACAGGACTGACTCCTGGCCCGAGGTCCTCCTCCAAACTGCTGCATCATAACAACTCTACTG GCTCAGGTAGTTTCCGGGAGAGCCCCAGACCCAGCGGTCAGGACCCCAATCTGTGGACAGTAGATGAAGTCATGCAGTACATCAGGGATATTGACCCAGTTCTGGCACCACATGCTGACCTTTTTAGAAAACAT GAAATTGATGGGAAAGCCCTCCTGTTGTTGCGCAGCGACATGATGATGAAATACATGGGCTTGAAGCTTGGCCCTGCCCTCAAACTGACCTTCCACATCGACAAGCTCAAACGAGCTTGA
- the LOC115795103 gene encoding polycomb protein SCMH1 isoform X2 has protein sequence MRKPVPQKAIDWKDVRRIKHARSGRPSRVPSQYQGHFSWEKYLKETGAVAAPASCFRQSLTPPVNEFKAGMKLEAQDPRNTTSTCIATVVGLTGSRLRLRLDGSDNKNDFWRLVDSSEIQPIGSCEKNGGMLQPPLGFRLNASSWPMFLLKTLNGAEMAPSRIFHKEPPAPEQNSFQVGMKLEAVDRKNPHFICPATVGALRGVEVLVTFDGWRGAFDYYCRYDSRDIFPVGWCALTGDNLQPPGTKGLNLKMVLPKSLGALTDGSVESPVMHPSPTVGRPPGQRGRKPGRRKTKVTGHWSQKGSALGPQSIQPEKAQEPIKIPKKRGPKPGSKLGWAKRASWLEDAMAGPGRPVTGPGRTRGRLPANWAQRIALQQAQTQAEPIKIPKKRGPKPGSKRKPRVVPNPVPTSPTSSTPEPDTSTVPLDNATIPNSALQAPTVCVYLNKYGKVGPHLDQRRIQQLPDHFGPGRASSVLQQCVQACVDSAHNQGTVFSCLKSGQGGEVISAFFDQQQHTLTLPTVSSVTYVLRFLEKLCHNLHCDPLFGSQPVARGGLHYDSHAYTTERRGFGDSLTTGPVRGTKRFLQDFSNPLSQKLAKIPRHSTDGESFMENSVTASEHLKKSPLSQNSTGLTPGPRSSSKLLHHNNSTGSGSFRESPRPSGQDPNLWTVDEVMQYIRDIDPVLAPHADLFRKHEIDGKALLLLRSDMMMKYMGLKLGPALKLTFHIDKLKRA, from the exons ATGAGGAAACCGGTACCGCAGAAAG CGATAGATTGGAAAGATGTCAGAAGGATTAAGCATGCTCGGAGTGGACGGCCTTCCCGAGTGCCCTCACAGTACCAAG GGCACTTCAGCTGGGAGAAATACCTGAAAGAGACGGGTGCTGTTGCTGCACCTGCCTCATGTTTCAGACAG AGCCTAACACCTCCAGTAAACGAGTTCAAGGCGGGCATGAAACTGGAGGCTCAGGACCCGCGAAACACCACATCCACCTGCATTGCCACAGTGGTGGGCTTGACAGGCTCACGGCTCCGGCTGCGCTTGGATGGGTCTGATAATAAGAATGACTTCTGGCGCCTGGTGGATTCCTCGGAGATCCAGCCTATCGGCAGCTGTGAAAAAAATGGAGGCATGCTGCAGCCACCGCTTG GTTTTCGTCTCAATGCATCATCCTGGCCCATGTTCCTTCTGAAAACACTAAATGGAGCTGAGATGGCTCCCTCTCGCATCTTTCACAAG GAGCCTCCCGCCCCAGAGCAGAACTCCTTCCAGGTGGGCATGAAGCTGGAGGCTGTAGACCGGAAAAATCCCCATTTTATCTGCCCGGCCACAGTAGGTGCATTGCGTGGCGTTGAGGTGCTGGTCACCTTTGATGGTTGGCGAGGAGCATTTGATTACTACTGCCGTTATGACTCGCGCGACATCTTCCCCGTTGGCTGGTGCGCCCTCACTGGAGACAATCTTCAGCCACCTGGCACCAAAGGTCTGAACCTCAAAA TGGTGTTGCCTAAAAGCCTTGGGGCATTGACAGACGGAAGTGTGGAGAGCCCAGTCATGCATCCCAGCCCTACGGTGGGCAGGCCTCCAGGCCAAAGAGGACGCAAGCCAGGCCGCAGGAAAACCAAAGTGACAGGGCACTGGAGTCAGAAGGGCTCTGCACTGGGACCACAGAGCATCCAGCCAGAAAAAGCCCAGGAACCCATCAAAATTCCCAAGAAGAGAGGACCCAAACCTGGCAGTAAG CTGGGCTGGGCAAAGAGAGCTAGCTGGCTGGAGGATGCCATGGCTGGGCCAGGACGGCCAGTGACAGGCCCAGGGCGAACCAGGGGCAGACTGCCTGCCAACTGGGCGCAGAGGATAGCTTTGCAGCAGGCCCAGACTCAGGCAGAACCTATCAAGATCCCAAAGAAAAGAGGGCCGAAACCCGGCAGCAAG agaaaacctcgAGTGGTACCTAATCCAGTCCCCACGTCTCCCACCAGCAGTACCCCAGAGCCTGACACCAGCACTGTGCCCTTGGACAATGCCACCATCCCCAACTCTGCACTACAGGCTCCCACAG TTTGTGTGTACCTAAACAAGTATGGCAAGGTGGGACCCCATTTAGACCAGCGGCGTATCCAACAGCTTCCAGACCACTTTGGGCCAGGCCGAGCCTCTTCGGTACTTCAGCAGTGTGTCCAGGCTTGTGTGGACTCTGCTCACAACCAGGGCACAGTCTTCTCCTGCCTCAAGTCTGGACAAGGAGGAGAAGTCATTTCAG CCTTTTTtgaccagcagcagcacaccttGACCCTGCCAACTGTCAGCAGTGTCACCTATGTCCTCCGTTTCCTCGAAAAACTTTGCCACAACCTGCACTGCGATCCTTTGTTTGGCAGCCAGCCTGTAGCCAGAGGCGGTCTTCACTACGACAGTCACGCTTACACTACAG agaggAGAGGTTTTGGAGACAGCCTGACAACGGGCCCAGTACGAGGCACAAAGCGGTTCCTTCAGGACTTCAGTAATCCTCTGTCTCAGAAACTGGCAAAAATCCCCCGGCACTCCACTGATG GTGAGTCCTTCATGGAGAACAGTGTGACAGCATCGGAGCACTTAAAGAAGAGCCCTCTCTCCCAAAACTCTACAGGACTGACTCCTGGCCCGAGGTCCTCCTCCAAACTGCTGCATCATAACAACTCTACTG GCTCAGGTAGTTTCCGGGAGAGCCCCAGACCCAGCGGTCAGGACCCCAATCTGTGGACAGTAGATGAAGTCATGCAGTACATCAGGGATATTGACCCAGTTCTGGCACCACATGCTGACCTTTTTAGAAAACAT GAAATTGATGGGAAAGCCCTCCTGTTGTTGCGCAGCGACATGATGATGAAATACATGGGCTTGAAGCTTGGCCCTGCCCTCAAACTGACCTTCCACATCGACAAGCTCAAACGAGCTTGA
- the LOC115795103 gene encoding polycomb protein SCMH1 isoform X1, which translates to MRKPVPQKAIDWKDVRRIKHARSGRPSRVPSQYQGHFSWEKYLKETGAVAAPASCFRQSLTPPVNEFKAGMKLEAQDPRNTTSTCIATVVGLTGSRLRLRLDGSDNKNDFWRLVDSSEIQPIGSCEKNGGMLQPPLGFRLNASSWPMFLLKTLNGAEMAPSRIFHKQEPPAPEQNSFQVGMKLEAVDRKNPHFICPATVGALRGVEVLVTFDGWRGAFDYYCRYDSRDIFPVGWCALTGDNLQPPGTKGLNLKMVLPKSLGALTDGSVESPVMHPSPTVGRPPGQRGRKPGRRKTKVTGHWSQKGSALGPQSIQPEKAQEPIKIPKKRGPKPGSKLGWAKRASWLEDAMAGPGRPVTGPGRTRGRLPANWAQRIALQQAQTQAEPIKIPKKRGPKPGSKRKPRVVPNPVPTSPTSSTPEPDTSTVPLDNATIPNSALQAPTVCVYLNKYGKVGPHLDQRRIQQLPDHFGPGRASSVLQQCVQACVDSAHNQGTVFSCLKSGQGGEVISAFFDQQQHTLTLPTVSSVTYVLRFLEKLCHNLHCDPLFGSQPVARGGLHYDSHAYTTERRGFGDSLTTGPVRGTKRFLQDFSNPLSQKLAKIPRHSTDGESFMENSVTASEHLKKSPLSQNSTGLTPGPRSSSKLLHHNNSTGSGSFRESPRPSGQDPNLWTVDEVMQYIRDIDPVLAPHADLFRKHEIDGKALLLLRSDMMMKYMGLKLGPALKLTFHIDKLKRA; encoded by the exons ATGAGGAAACCGGTACCGCAGAAAG CGATAGATTGGAAAGATGTCAGAAGGATTAAGCATGCTCGGAGTGGACGGCCTTCCCGAGTGCCCTCACAGTACCAAG GGCACTTCAGCTGGGAGAAATACCTGAAAGAGACGGGTGCTGTTGCTGCACCTGCCTCATGTTTCAGACAG AGCCTAACACCTCCAGTAAACGAGTTCAAGGCGGGCATGAAACTGGAGGCTCAGGACCCGCGAAACACCACATCCACCTGCATTGCCACAGTGGTGGGCTTGACAGGCTCACGGCTCCGGCTGCGCTTGGATGGGTCTGATAATAAGAATGACTTCTGGCGCCTGGTGGATTCCTCGGAGATCCAGCCTATCGGCAGCTGTGAAAAAAATGGAGGCATGCTGCAGCCACCGCTTG GTTTTCGTCTCAATGCATCATCCTGGCCCATGTTCCTTCTGAAAACACTAAATGGAGCTGAGATGGCTCCCTCTCGCATCTTTCACAAG CAGGAGCCTCCCGCCCCAGAGCAGAACTCCTTCCAGGTGGGCATGAAGCTGGAGGCTGTAGACCGGAAAAATCCCCATTTTATCTGCCCGGCCACAGTAGGTGCATTGCGTGGCGTTGAGGTGCTGGTCACCTTTGATGGTTGGCGAGGAGCATTTGATTACTACTGCCGTTATGACTCGCGCGACATCTTCCCCGTTGGCTGGTGCGCCCTCACTGGAGACAATCTTCAGCCACCTGGCACCAAAGGTCTGAACCTCAAAA TGGTGTTGCCTAAAAGCCTTGGGGCATTGACAGACGGAAGTGTGGAGAGCCCAGTCATGCATCCCAGCCCTACGGTGGGCAGGCCTCCAGGCCAAAGAGGACGCAAGCCAGGCCGCAGGAAAACCAAAGTGACAGGGCACTGGAGTCAGAAGGGCTCTGCACTGGGACCACAGAGCATCCAGCCAGAAAAAGCCCAGGAACCCATCAAAATTCCCAAGAAGAGAGGACCCAAACCTGGCAGTAAG CTGGGCTGGGCAAAGAGAGCTAGCTGGCTGGAGGATGCCATGGCTGGGCCAGGACGGCCAGTGACAGGCCCAGGGCGAACCAGGGGCAGACTGCCTGCCAACTGGGCGCAGAGGATAGCTTTGCAGCAGGCCCAGACTCAGGCAGAACCTATCAAGATCCCAAAGAAAAGAGGGCCGAAACCCGGCAGCAAG agaaaacctcgAGTGGTACCTAATCCAGTCCCCACGTCTCCCACCAGCAGTACCCCAGAGCCTGACACCAGCACTGTGCCCTTGGACAATGCCACCATCCCCAACTCTGCACTACAGGCTCCCACAG TTTGTGTGTACCTAAACAAGTATGGCAAGGTGGGACCCCATTTAGACCAGCGGCGTATCCAACAGCTTCCAGACCACTTTGGGCCAGGCCGAGCCTCTTCGGTACTTCAGCAGTGTGTCCAGGCTTGTGTGGACTCTGCTCACAACCAGGGCACAGTCTTCTCCTGCCTCAAGTCTGGACAAGGAGGAGAAGTCATTTCAG CCTTTTTtgaccagcagcagcacaccttGACCCTGCCAACTGTCAGCAGTGTCACCTATGTCCTCCGTTTCCTCGAAAAACTTTGCCACAACCTGCACTGCGATCCTTTGTTTGGCAGCCAGCCTGTAGCCAGAGGCGGTCTTCACTACGACAGTCACGCTTACACTACAG agaggAGAGGTTTTGGAGACAGCCTGACAACGGGCCCAGTACGAGGCACAAAGCGGTTCCTTCAGGACTTCAGTAATCCTCTGTCTCAGAAACTGGCAAAAATCCCCCGGCACTCCACTGATG GTGAGTCCTTCATGGAGAACAGTGTGACAGCATCGGAGCACTTAAAGAAGAGCCCTCTCTCCCAAAACTCTACAGGACTGACTCCTGGCCCGAGGTCCTCCTCCAAACTGCTGCATCATAACAACTCTACTG GCTCAGGTAGTTTCCGGGAGAGCCCCAGACCCAGCGGTCAGGACCCCAATCTGTGGACAGTAGATGAAGTCATGCAGTACATCAGGGATATTGACCCAGTTCTGGCACCACATGCTGACCTTTTTAGAAAACAT GAAATTGATGGGAAAGCCCTCCTGTTGTTGCGCAGCGACATGATGATGAAATACATGGGCTTGAAGCTTGGCCCTGCCCTCAAACTGACCTTCCACATCGACAAGCTCAAACGAGCTTGA
- the LOC115795103 gene encoding polycomb protein SCMH1 isoform X3, which yields MRKPVPQKAIDWKDVRRIKHARSGRPSRVPSQYQGHFSWEKYLKETGAVAAPASCFRQSLTPPVNEFKAGMKLEAQDPRNTTSTCIATVVGLTGSRLRLRLDGSDNKNDFWRLVDSSEIQPIGSCEKNGGMLQPPLGFRLNASSWPMFLLKTLNGAEMAPSRIFHKQEPPAPEQNSFQVGMKLEAVDRKNPHFICPATVGALRGVEVLVTFDGWRGAFDYYCRYDSRDIFPVGWCALTGDNLQPPGTKVVLPKSLGALTDGSVESPVMHPSPTVGRPPGQRGRKPGRRKTKVTGHWSQKGSALGPQSIQPEKAQEPIKIPKKRGPKPGSKLGWAKRASWLEDAMAGPGRPVTGPGRTRGRLPANWAQRIALQQAQTQAEPIKIPKKRGPKPGSKRKPRVVPNPVPTSPTSSTPEPDTSTVPLDNATIPNSALQAPTVCVYLNKYGKVGPHLDQRRIQQLPDHFGPGRASSVLQQCVQACVDSAHNQGTVFSCLKSGQGGEVISAFFDQQQHTLTLPTVSSVTYVLRFLEKLCHNLHCDPLFGSQPVARGGLHYDSHAYTTERRGFGDSLTTGPVRGTKRFLQDFSNPLSQKLAKIPRHSTDGESFMENSVTASEHLKKSPLSQNSTGLTPGPRSSSKLLHHNNSTGSGSFRESPRPSGQDPNLWTVDEVMQYIRDIDPVLAPHADLFRKHEIDGKALLLLRSDMMMKYMGLKLGPALKLTFHIDKLKRA from the exons ATGAGGAAACCGGTACCGCAGAAAG CGATAGATTGGAAAGATGTCAGAAGGATTAAGCATGCTCGGAGTGGACGGCCTTCCCGAGTGCCCTCACAGTACCAAG GGCACTTCAGCTGGGAGAAATACCTGAAAGAGACGGGTGCTGTTGCTGCACCTGCCTCATGTTTCAGACAG AGCCTAACACCTCCAGTAAACGAGTTCAAGGCGGGCATGAAACTGGAGGCTCAGGACCCGCGAAACACCACATCCACCTGCATTGCCACAGTGGTGGGCTTGACAGGCTCACGGCTCCGGCTGCGCTTGGATGGGTCTGATAATAAGAATGACTTCTGGCGCCTGGTGGATTCCTCGGAGATCCAGCCTATCGGCAGCTGTGAAAAAAATGGAGGCATGCTGCAGCCACCGCTTG GTTTTCGTCTCAATGCATCATCCTGGCCCATGTTCCTTCTGAAAACACTAAATGGAGCTGAGATGGCTCCCTCTCGCATCTTTCACAAG CAGGAGCCTCCCGCCCCAGAGCAGAACTCCTTCCAGGTGGGCATGAAGCTGGAGGCTGTAGACCGGAAAAATCCCCATTTTATCTGCCCGGCCACAGTAGGTGCATTGCGTGGCGTTGAGGTGCTGGTCACCTTTGATGGTTGGCGAGGAGCATTTGATTACTACTGCCGTTATGACTCGCGCGACATCTTCCCCGTTGGCTGGTGCGCCCTCACTGGAGACAATCTTCAGCCACCTGGCACCAAAG TGGTGTTGCCTAAAAGCCTTGGGGCATTGACAGACGGAAGTGTGGAGAGCCCAGTCATGCATCCCAGCCCTACGGTGGGCAGGCCTCCAGGCCAAAGAGGACGCAAGCCAGGCCGCAGGAAAACCAAAGTGACAGGGCACTGGAGTCAGAAGGGCTCTGCACTGGGACCACAGAGCATCCAGCCAGAAAAAGCCCAGGAACCCATCAAAATTCCCAAGAAGAGAGGACCCAAACCTGGCAGTAAG CTGGGCTGGGCAAAGAGAGCTAGCTGGCTGGAGGATGCCATGGCTGGGCCAGGACGGCCAGTGACAGGCCCAGGGCGAACCAGGGGCAGACTGCCTGCCAACTGGGCGCAGAGGATAGCTTTGCAGCAGGCCCAGACTCAGGCAGAACCTATCAAGATCCCAAAGAAAAGAGGGCCGAAACCCGGCAGCAAG agaaaacctcgAGTGGTACCTAATCCAGTCCCCACGTCTCCCACCAGCAGTACCCCAGAGCCTGACACCAGCACTGTGCCCTTGGACAATGCCACCATCCCCAACTCTGCACTACAGGCTCCCACAG TTTGTGTGTACCTAAACAAGTATGGCAAGGTGGGACCCCATTTAGACCAGCGGCGTATCCAACAGCTTCCAGACCACTTTGGGCCAGGCCGAGCCTCTTCGGTACTTCAGCAGTGTGTCCAGGCTTGTGTGGACTCTGCTCACAACCAGGGCACAGTCTTCTCCTGCCTCAAGTCTGGACAAGGAGGAGAAGTCATTTCAG CCTTTTTtgaccagcagcagcacaccttGACCCTGCCAACTGTCAGCAGTGTCACCTATGTCCTCCGTTTCCTCGAAAAACTTTGCCACAACCTGCACTGCGATCCTTTGTTTGGCAGCCAGCCTGTAGCCAGAGGCGGTCTTCACTACGACAGTCACGCTTACACTACAG agaggAGAGGTTTTGGAGACAGCCTGACAACGGGCCCAGTACGAGGCACAAAGCGGTTCCTTCAGGACTTCAGTAATCCTCTGTCTCAGAAACTGGCAAAAATCCCCCGGCACTCCACTGATG GTGAGTCCTTCATGGAGAACAGTGTGACAGCATCGGAGCACTTAAAGAAGAGCCCTCTCTCCCAAAACTCTACAGGACTGACTCCTGGCCCGAGGTCCTCCTCCAAACTGCTGCATCATAACAACTCTACTG GCTCAGGTAGTTTCCGGGAGAGCCCCAGACCCAGCGGTCAGGACCCCAATCTGTGGACAGTAGATGAAGTCATGCAGTACATCAGGGATATTGACCCAGTTCTGGCACCACATGCTGACCTTTTTAGAAAACAT GAAATTGATGGGAAAGCCCTCCTGTTGTTGCGCAGCGACATGATGATGAAATACATGGGCTTGAAGCTTGGCCCTGCCCTCAAACTGACCTTCCACATCGACAAGCTCAAACGAGCTTGA